One Sebaldella sp. S0638 genomic window, GTAACAGGATTTAAATTAAATAAAGGTTCTGGTGGAGATGCCTTTGATGAGGTAAATAATAGGATAATAGAAGTTAAGGCTACAAGTAATTTTGAAAGAGATACAAGTAGCTTTAGTCCAAAAGAAAAATTTGATGATTTACATTTTGTTAGGTTGAATCAAAGAGAAGATAAAATGTATTTTTATGATTTAGGGATAAATGATGAGATATTAAAAAAAGTGAAAGTTAATAAGATGGAAACTTTGGAAATGCAACAAAATGCAGGAAGACGACCTAGATTTTCTATAATTAAGCAAATTATTGAAATAGATAATATAAAGGAATATTCCATTTTAGACTTAAGAGAAAAAAAAATTATCAAAAAGTAGGAGGGCAGTGTGTTGTCTATCCTATTAAAAATGGAGGTAAGATGAAAGTA contains:
- a CDS encoding Bsp6I family type II restriction endonuclease, translating into MDLVTVDKSRFNDAIKAYFLWKELNALIKNNHSRGVNIPETITETLLCYVTGFKLNKGSGGDAFDEVNNRIIEVKATSNFERDTSSFSPKEKFDDLHFVRLNQREDKMYFYDLGINDEILKKVKVNKMETLEMQQNAGRRPRFSIIKQIIEIDNIKEYSILDLREKKIIKK